In Ignavibacteriales bacterium, the following proteins share a genomic window:
- the serA gene encoding phosphoglycerate dehydrogenase yields the protein MKALLLENIHPFAEEILKKDGIEIESLSKSLPDDELIESLKKVQLLGIRSRTQISKKVLENSPDLLAIGAFCIGTNQIELEAASLNGVAVFNAPYSNTRSVAEIVIAEIIFLIRKLYDKIYKAHQGIWDKSVNHAHEVRGKKLGIIGYGNIGSQVSMLAEAMGMTVYYYDVVDKLTIGNATRLSSLEELFKIADVITIHVDGNPNNVKLIGEKEFDLMKDGVIVLNLSRGFVVDVEALKNNIVSGKIVGASIDVFPEEPKSADEKFYSPLQNLPNVLLTPHIGGSTEEAQYNIAEFVSNKMIEYLRTGSTYTSVNFPKIQLPSMSDSHRLLHVHKNLPGVLSQINTIFARNSVNVESQFLRTNELIGYVIADVDKNYNDSLMGDLEKVAHTIKLRILY from the coding sequence ATGAAAGCGCTATTATTAGAAAATATTCATCCGTTTGCAGAAGAAATTCTTAAAAAAGATGGAATTGAGATTGAGAGTTTGTCTAAAAGTTTGCCAGATGATGAACTGATTGAATCATTAAAAAAGGTACAGCTTTTAGGAATTCGTTCAAGAACACAAATTTCAAAAAAAGTTCTGGAAAATTCACCAGACCTGCTTGCCATTGGTGCGTTTTGCATAGGAACAAACCAGATTGAACTGGAAGCAGCATCATTAAATGGAGTTGCAGTTTTTAATGCACCGTATAGTAATACCCGCAGTGTAGCAGAAATTGTTATTGCTGAAATTATTTTCCTTATAAGGAAATTATATGATAAAATATACAAAGCCCACCAGGGAATTTGGGATAAATCAGTAAATCACGCTCACGAAGTCCGTGGAAAAAAGCTTGGGATTATTGGTTATGGAAATATAGGCTCACAGGTTTCTATGCTTGCGGAAGCAATGGGCATGACTGTTTATTATTACGATGTTGTTGATAAACTAACAATAGGAAACGCAACCCGCTTATCTTCACTTGAAGAGCTTTTTAAAATTGCTGATGTAATAACAATTCACGTTGACGGAAATCCTAATAATGTAAAATTGATTGGAGAGAAAGAATTTGATCTGATGAAGGATGGAGTAATTGTTTTAAATCTTAGCCGTGGCTTTGTTGTTGATGTTGAAGCGTTGAAAAATAATATTGTATCTGGTAAAATAGTTGGTGCTTCTATTGATGTTTTTCCGGAAGAACCCAAAAGTGCTGATGAAAAATTTTATTCTCCATTACAAAATCTTCCAAACGTTCTATTAACCCCGCATATTGGTGGTAGTACGGAGGAAGCGCAGTACAATATAGCGGAATTCGTTTCTAATAAGATGATTGAGTATCTCCGAACCGGAAGTACTTATACAAGTGTAAATTTTCCTAAAATTCAATTACCTTCAATGTCAGATTCTCACCGGTTGCTTCATGTTCATAAAAATCTACCAGGCGTTCTTTCGCAAATCAATACCATCTTTGCAAGAAATTCTGTTAACGTAGAATCACAATTCCTCCGAACAAATGAGTTGATTGGTTACGTGATTGCCGATGTAGACAAAAATTATAACGATTCACTTATGGGTGATCTTGAGAAAGTAGCTCACACAATAAAGTTAAGAATACTATATTAA
- a CDS encoding methylated-DNA--[protein]-cysteine S-methyltransferase: MVSQIPKESVEYCGYYQSPVGVIEIISSETSIISISFLRNDKSKPENKNDILDYCIVELDKYFKGELTEFSSRLSLGGTIFQQKVWKELMKIPFGQTISYLDLAKRTGDIKAVRAVGLANGKNKIPIIIPCHRVIGSNGNLIGYSGGLWIKEWLLNHERKFSSNQETGNQLNLF; encoded by the coding sequence ATGGTTTCCCAAATTCCAAAAGAATCGGTTGAATATTGTGGTTATTATCAATCACCGGTTGGTGTTATAGAAATTATATCCTCAGAAACCAGCATCATTTCCATATCGTTCCTGCGAAATGATAAATCTAAACCAGAAAATAAAAATGACATTCTTGATTATTGTATTGTTGAGTTGGATAAATATTTCAAAGGTGAGTTGACTGAATTCTCAAGCAGGTTAAGTTTAGGTGGAACAATTTTTCAGCAAAAAGTATGGAAGGAATTAATGAAAATTCCGTTTGGACAAACCATATCATATTTGGATTTAGCCAAAAGAACAGGTGATATAAAAGCTGTACGGGCAGTTGGATTGGCGAACGGTAAAAACAAAATTCCTATCATCATTCCGTGTCATCGCGTTATTGGGAGCAATGGAAATCTAATAGGTTATAGCGGAGGGTTGTGGATTAAGGAATGGCTGTTAAATCATGAAAGAAAATTTTCATCGAATCAAGAAACAGGAAACCAATTAAACCTTTTTTGA